From a region of the Anomalospiza imberbis isolate Cuckoo-Finch-1a 21T00152 chromosome 35, ASM3175350v1, whole genome shotgun sequence genome:
- the LOC137464043 gene encoding olfactory receptor 14J1-like, which produces MFFFLLNLALSDLGSICTTVPKAMQNSLWDTTTISYTGCAAQLFFFVFFISAEYSLLTTMCYDRYVSICKPLHYGTLLGSRACAHMAAAAWASAFLTALLHTANTFSLPLCHGNALGQFFCEVPQILKLTCSKSYLRELGLIAVSACLAFGCFVFIVFSYVQIFRAVLRIPSEQGRYKAFSTCLPHLAVVSLFVCTGILANLKPPSISSPSLDLALSVLYSVVPPALNPLIYSL; this is translated from the coding sequence atgttcttcttcctgctcaacctggccctcagcgacctgggatccatctgcaccactgtccccaaagccatgcagaattccctctgggacaccaccaccatctcctacacaggatgtgctgctcagctctttttctttgtgttcttcatctcagcagagtaTTCCCTTCTGACCAccatgtgctacgaccgctacgtgtccatctgcaaacccctgcattacgggaccctcctgggcagcagagcttgtgcccacatggcagcagctgcctgggccagtgcctttctcactgctctgctgcacacggccaatacattttccctgcccctgtgccatggcaatgccctgggccagttcttctgtgaggtgccccagatcctcaagctcacctgctccaaatcctacctcagggaacttgggctcattgcagttagtgcctgtttggcatttggctgttttgtgttcattgttttctcctatgtgcagatcttcagggctgtgttgaggatcccctctgagcagggacggtacaaagccttttccacctgcctccctcacctggccgtggtctctctgtttgTCTGCACTGGCATACTTGCTaacctgaagcccccctccatctcctccccatccctggatctggccctgtcagttctgtactcggtggtgcctccagccctgaaccccctcatctacagcctg